The Solibacillus sp. FSL W7-1436 genome window below encodes:
- the flgL gene encoding flagellar hook-associated protein FlgL, protein MRVTQSMLSGNMLRNLSNSYEKMGKLQEQVNTGKKVNRPSDDPVTAMKGINYRAELNNVEQFARNIGEAHNWLDTTDDTFDKIGSTIQRANELMVQASSDTVTADDRKKIDTELQQLREHIQNLANTKIGDRYIFSGTKTTTAPFDGEKYVDDPAFTKPIEIEVFSGIMLPINSTPIDVFKDIDKMFGDISAAIEGGATGSELSEHLSTIDTNMNKLLETRAGIGALQNRVELMDTRLQSQEVIATKRMSENEDIDYEKTITQMITQESIHRAALSVGAKIIQPTLADFLR, encoded by the coding sequence ATGCGTGTGACACAATCAATGCTTTCAGGCAATATGCTGCGTAATTTATCGAACAGCTATGAAAAAATGGGGAAACTGCAGGAGCAGGTGAACACCGGGAAAAAGGTGAACCGTCCATCAGATGATCCGGTTACTGCTATGAAAGGTATTAACTATCGTGCTGAATTAAATAACGTGGAGCAATTTGCCCGTAATATAGGTGAAGCACATAACTGGCTTGATACGACAGATGATACATTCGATAAGATTGGTTCAACAATTCAGCGTGCGAATGAGCTGATGGTACAGGCGTCATCTGATACGGTGACAGCAGATGACCGTAAAAAAATTGACACTGAACTTCAGCAGCTAAGAGAACATATTCAAAACTTGGCGAATACGAAAATCGGCGACCGCTATATTTTCAGCGGTACAAAAACTACGACTGCACCGTTTGATGGCGAAAAATATGTGGATGACCCAGCATTTACAAAGCCGATTGAAATTGAAGTATTCAGCGGAATTATGCTGCCGATTAATAGTACGCCGATTGATGTATTTAAAGATATCGATAAAATGTTTGGAGATATCAGCGCAGCGATTGAAGGCGGTGCAACAGGCAGTGAACTTTCAGAGCATCTTTCCACAATTGATACAAACATGAACAAGCTCCTTGAAACAAGAGCGGGAATCGGTGCACTTCAAAATCGTGTGGAATTAATGGACACACGCCTGCAGTCACAGGAAGTAATAGCAACAAAGCGTATGTCAGAAAATGAAGATATCGACTATGAAAAAACGATTACGCAAATGATTACACAGGAATCGATTCATCGTGCTGCCCTATCAGTAGGTGCAAAAATTATTCAACCAACATTAGCAGACTTTTTAAGATAA
- a CDS encoding DUF6470 family protein, producing the protein MNIPQIQLSTTKGQIGLTTQRPVQQIEQPIADLDLQQPKAEMSIRTTNSELSIDSVEMRESLDLKSSRSRTAEVAQYSKQTAMEGLARRAQEGAELMKIENGGNPLAEQAKRTGRQPYTSLGIKFIPQADSVKINFTPGSANIQIEPQKVINNTKINKPIHNYIPGKVNVEMQQYPSLKIDWLV; encoded by the coding sequence ATGAATATCCCGCAAATTCAATTGTCGACAACAAAAGGACAAATCGGGCTGACAACACAAAGACCGGTCCAGCAAATCGAACAGCCAATAGCCGATTTGGATCTTCAGCAGCCAAAAGCCGAAATGTCAATCCGTACAACAAACTCGGAGCTGTCCATTGATTCGGTTGAAATGCGTGAAAGCCTTGATTTAAAAAGTTCCCGCAGCCGTACAGCCGAAGTTGCCCAGTACAGTAAGCAAACTGCAATGGAAGGACTGGCTAGAAGGGCACAAGAAGGCGCAGAGCTTATGAAAATTGAAAATGGCGGCAATCCCCTTGCCGAGCAGGCAAAAAGAACTGGAAGACAACCATATACAAGCTTAGGAATTAAATTTATCCCACAGGCTGATAGCGTCAAGATAAATTTCACACCAGGCTCAGCTAATATTCAGATAGAACCGCAAAAGGTGATTAATAATACGAAAATAAACAAGCCAATCCATAACTACATACCTGGTAAAGTAAATGTGGAAATGCAGCAATATCCGTCTTTGAAAATTGATTGGCTTGTATAA
- the fliW gene encoding flagellar assembly protein FliW, which produces MMKITTAYMGEVEINPSQIIKFEHGLPGFEEEKEFVQLTLSEESAYQVLQSINTAGLAFIITSPYAVIADYNFDLEASVIQALDIKSAGEVAVFVIVSLKDTLENSTVNLKAPIILNIENQKAKQIILDDDYGIRHQLAVEKKEV; this is translated from the coding sequence ATGATGAAAATTACAACTGCTTATATGGGTGAAGTCGAAATTAACCCATCTCAAATCATCAAATTTGAACATGGTTTACCCGGTTTTGAAGAAGAAAAAGAGTTTGTTCAGTTAACCTTGTCAGAAGAAAGTGCGTACCAAGTACTGCAGTCGATAAATACAGCAGGGCTAGCATTTATTATTACAAGTCCATACGCAGTAATTGCTGATTATAACTTTGACTTGGAAGCCTCGGTTATTCAAGCACTGGATATTAAAAGTGCTGGAGAAGTCGCGGTATTTGTCATTGTGTCTTTAAAGGATACTTTAGAGAATTCCACAGTAAACTTAAAGGCACCAATTATATTAAATATCGAAAATCAAAAAGCAAAGCAAATTATTTTAGATGATGACTACGGAATTCGCCACCAGTTAGCTGTAGAGAAGAAGGAGGTATGA
- the csrA gene encoding carbon storage regulator CsrA, producing the protein MLVLTRKVGETIWIDEEIEIVITEVKGDQVKVGIRAPRHVDIIRGELRKDISDSNTEAVVKDLSLFDKLK; encoded by the coding sequence ATGCTAGTATTAACACGGAAAGTAGGCGAAACAATCTGGATCGATGAAGAGATTGAAATCGTTATTACAGAAGTTAAAGGTGATCAGGTGAAAGTAGGTATCCGAGCACCACGGCATGTGGACATCATCCGCGGTGAGCTGAGGAAGGATATTTCCGATTCGAATACAGAGGCAGTAGTGAAAGATTTATCACTGTTTGATAAGTTGAAATAA
- the hag gene encoding flagellin Hag yields MRINHNIAALNTHRQLNSATNAQSGSMEKLSSGLRINKAGDDAAGLAISEKMRGQIRGLDMASKNAQDGISLIQTAEGALNETHDILQRMRELVVQAGNTGTQGSDDLQAIQDEIDALQEELGGESGSKGITDRTQFNGKNLLDGTFSGGTLQIGANGGQQITLDIKDMSADALGTASGTTVTVSIAAIDVTAFSASGGNGFDAQLKAVDDAIKQVSAERSSLGATQNRLEHTINNLSTASENLTSAESRIRDVDYALAA; encoded by the coding sequence ATGAGAATTAATCACAATATCGCTGCTCTTAACACACACCGTCAATTAAATAGTGCAACAAATGCACAATCAGGATCAATGGAGAAATTATCTTCTGGATTACGTATTAACAAAGCTGGCGATGACGCAGCAGGTTTAGCAATCTCTGAAAAAATGCGTGGACAAATCCGTGGTTTAGATATGGCTTCTAAAAATGCACAAGATGGTATTTCTTTAATCCAAACTGCTGAAGGTGCATTAAATGAAACGCATGATATCCTTCAACGTATGCGTGAACTTGTAGTTCAAGCAGGAAATACTGGTACGCAAGGTTCAGATGATCTTCAAGCAATTCAAGATGAAATTGATGCACTTCAAGAAGAATTAGGTGGAGAAAGTGGATCTAAAGGTATTACTGATCGCACACAATTTAATGGGAAGAATTTACTTGACGGAACATTTTCAGGTGGTACTTTACAAATTGGTGCAAATGGTGGGCAACAAATTACTTTAGACATTAAAGATATGTCCGCAGACGCACTAGGAACAGCTAGTGGTACTACAGTTACAGTATCTATTGCTGCCATTGACGTTACAGCTTTCTCTGCTTCAGGTGGAAATGGTTTTGATGCCCAATTGAAAGCAGTTGATGACGCAATTAAACAAGTATCTGCAGAACGTTCAAGTCTTGGTGCAACTCAAAACCGTTTAGAACATACAATTAATAATCTAAGCACAGCTTCTGAAAACCTAACTTCTGCGGAATCTCGTATCCGTGACGTAGATTATGCTTTAGCTGCCTAA
- a CDS encoding glycosyltransferase: MEKLLSVCMIVKNEEKVLGRCLESIKGITDEIIVVDTGSTDNTKNIAFEYTDKVFDYRWEDDFSKARNFAASKANGEWILVMDADEFVDRESFIIFRTNLQSRLVKENIFFVQIVNFLGKDGSSTSLNYHERLYKNDGTISYCRSIHELLKHENSLEIRGKIDLQIFHSGYMSSIVNEKNKSERNLKLLKSIKEKEGIDYYFLGNEYYSLRDFDKAISYYKKGYQLKENIYYEWVQKLLIRLIHCLHYTNRDQEAMDIIASCEDLFSSTVDFKFLKGKMYANEWKNEEAINIFEFILNNREKLHAELSFDYLEQLPHRYLGELYEREGKFEQAVLNYSRFLALNENDDKRWSSLITLLSKYHSKDDLFLFIQNNVLSRNTMTVLRLVKILLASQNIKVQRLINVYDFKDQLTSVEKEAVKVKYMFLQKDYERVVRKINQNSLTYLNALLATQIFNINDLILLTLKINDSKYKTLVSEIKINPDISNLLNLLFLSERTKLSSNEVAVFTKLYKQAITLNDTDLEKIFLRKTSLLTKETQLKIKIKIKNYLM, encoded by the coding sequence ATGGAAAAGTTACTATCAGTTTGCATGATTGTTAAAAATGAAGAGAAGGTATTAGGTAGATGCCTGGAATCGATTAAAGGAATTACGGATGAGATTATTGTTGTAGATACAGGTTCTACTGATAACACAAAAAATATCGCTTTTGAATATACAGATAAAGTATTTGACTATCGATGGGAAGATGATTTTTCAAAAGCAAGAAATTTTGCTGCTAGTAAAGCAAATGGTGAATGGATTTTAGTAATGGATGCTGATGAGTTTGTTGATCGGGAAAGCTTTATAATATTTAGAACTAATCTCCAAAGTAGGTTAGTTAAAGAGAATATATTTTTTGTGCAAATCGTTAACTTTCTTGGGAAAGATGGAAGTAGCACATCGTTAAACTATCATGAAAGACTATATAAAAATGATGGTACGATAAGTTATTGTCGTAGCATTCATGAATTATTAAAACACGAAAATAGCTTGGAGATAAGAGGGAAAATCGATCTACAAATCTTTCATTCAGGATATATGTCATCAATTGTAAATGAAAAAAATAAATCTGAACGAAATTTAAAACTTCTAAAATCAATTAAGGAAAAAGAAGGAATTGATTATTATTTTTTGGGAAATGAATATTATTCATTACGTGATTTTGATAAAGCAATCTCATACTATAAGAAAGGTTATCAACTAAAGGAAAATATTTATTATGAATGGGTTCAAAAGTTATTAATAAGACTTATTCATTGTTTGCATTATACAAATAGAGATCAAGAAGCAATGGATATTATAGCTTCATGTGAAGATTTATTTTCGAGTACAGTAGATTTTAAATTTTTAAAAGGAAAAATGTATGCAAATGAGTGGAAAAATGAAGAAGCAATTAATATTTTTGAGTTTATATTGAACAATAGAGAGAAATTACATGCAGAATTAAGTTTTGATTATTTAGAACAATTACCACATAGATATCTTGGTGAGCTCTATGAAAGAGAAGGAAAATTTGAACAAGCTGTATTAAATTATTCAAGATTTTTAGCATTAAATGAAAATGATGATAAAAGATGGAGTAGTTTAATCACTTTATTATCAAAATATCATTCAAAAGACGATTTATTCCTGTTTATTCAAAATAATGTATTATCTAGGAATACAATGACTGTATTAAGATTAGTCAAGATATTATTAGCTTCTCAAAATATAAAAGTACAGCGTTTAATTAATGTATATGATTTTAAAGATCAACTAACATCCGTTGAGAAAGAGGCAGTAAAAGTCAAATATATGTTTTTGCAAAAAGATTACGAACGAGTAGTTAGGAAAATTAATCAAAACTCACTCACATATTTAAATGCACTATTAGCGACACAAATTTTTAATATAAATGATTTAATTTTATTAACATTAAAAATTAATGATTCAAAATACAAAACACTTGTAAGCGAGATAAAGATAAATCCCGACATTTCAAACTTATTAAATCTCTTATTTTTAAGCGAAAGAACAAAATTATCTAGCAATGAAGTGGCGGTATTCACAAAACTTTATAAACAAGCAATTACACTTAATGATACTGATTTAGAAAAAATTTTCCTAAGAAAAACATCATTATTAACTAAAGAAACTCAATTGAAAATAAAAATAAAAATAAAAAATTATTTAATGTAA
- a CDS encoding glycosyltransferase gives MIVDIVLGRAIGRGGLEKVLTIVSNELKNRGHRVRVCQMFEPDFKDWTETLPEIHYYCRRNIDSKQPTNINQMAIGYSELITQIGIPDIVLATHTPIFGAVCKMAFSSLEIKCPPIISWLHGPPEAYGGSGLLKYCDAHLAISHSISKKIENVIGAKTSIHYVGNPVNIDESNIIYRPKYIYEFLYIGRLNNNEKRLDIMFRAMSKLRGNWRLHIYGDGPNKNELKILANRLGINNRVKWHGWKENPWEEIKEASLLLLSSDIEGFGLVLIEALSRGIPVLSTNCDGPKEIIQEGINGWLYQVRDISTLYKKLQEIINGDINLPEIKICRESVLHYSPQIVVNSIEEILKTYYLKDKIEKEISLVPDLSEEDKAQLIFELVIENQLNINVLFSIIQKNFSNDVKSTWLTRIGVLFWEHQLFDYVIPTFQKAIEYNPNNDDALLNLGYVLRNIGEEELALSYLNKVKNINN, from the coding sequence GTGATTGTAGATATTGTCCTTGGTAGAGCTATTGGCCGCGGGGGACTAGAAAAAGTTTTGACGATAGTTAGTAATGAACTAAAAAATCGCGGTCATCGTGTTAGAGTATGTCAAATGTTTGAACCGGATTTTAAGGATTGGACGGAAACATTACCAGAAATTCATTACTATTGTAGACGGAATATTGATTCTAAACAGCCTACTAATATTAATCAGATGGCAATAGGATATAGTGAACTTATAACACAGATTGGAATACCGGATATAGTTCTAGCAACTCACACACCAATATTTGGTGCAGTTTGTAAAATGGCATTTAGTTCCCTAGAAATTAAGTGTCCTCCAATTATCTCCTGGTTGCATGGACCACCAGAAGCATATGGAGGTAGTGGATTATTAAAATATTGTGATGCTCATCTCGCTATTTCACATAGTATTTCTAAAAAAATTGAAAATGTTATTGGAGCCAAGACATCTATTCATTATGTCGGGAATCCTGTGAATATTGATGAGTCGAATATAATATATAGACCAAAATATATTTATGAATTTCTCTATATTGGACGTTTAAATAATAACGAGAAAAGATTAGATATAATGTTTAGGGCTATGAGTAAATTAAGAGGAAATTGGAGACTACATATATATGGAGACGGACCAAACAAAAATGAATTGAAAATATTGGCTAATAGGCTCGGAATTAACAATAGAGTTAAATGGCATGGGTGGAAGGAAAATCCATGGGAAGAAATAAAAGAAGCCTCATTATTACTGTTATCTTCCGATATTGAAGGTTTTGGTCTAGTCTTAATCGAAGCATTATCAAGAGGTATTCCAGTTTTATCTACAAATTGTGATGGACCAAAAGAAATAATCCAAGAAGGTATAAATGGATGGCTTTATCAAGTTAGGGATATTTCAACTTTATACAAAAAACTTCAAGAAATAATAAATGGAGATATAAACCTACCGGAAATAAAGATTTGTCGGGAGTCAGTACTTCATTATAGCCCTCAGATTGTAGTGAATTCTATAGAAGAAATCTTGAAAACTTATTATTTAAAAGACAAAATTGAAAAAGAAATTTCGTTAGTCCCCGATCTTTCTGAAGAGGACAAGGCACAGCTAATTTTTGAATTAGTAATAGAAAACCAACTTAATATAAATGTGCTGTTTTCAATTATTCAGAAAAATTTTTCAAATGATGTTAAAAGCACATGGCTAACAAGAATTGGAGTATTATTTTGGGAACATCAATTATTTGATTATGTTATTCCTACGTTTCAAAAGGCAATTGAATATAATCCGAATAACGATGATGCACTTTTAAATTTAGGGTATGTATTAAGAAATATTGGTGAAGAAGAACTTGCATTAAGTTATTTAAATAAAGTGAAGAATATTAATAACTAA
- a CDS encoding class I SAM-dependent methyltransferase, producing MTNLFDQNYYSGNSNYQDYKYDNRFLQWAYDIDCYLQPQTVLEVGCAMGYLVRTLRLLGIDSYGIDISSYAIQNADELASPYVATANATECPFQGPFDLIVAFDVLEHM from the coding sequence ATGACCAATTTATTTGATCAAAATTATTATTCTGGTAATAGTAATTACCAAGATTACAAATACGATAATCGTTTTTTACAATGGGCTTATGATATTGACTGTTATTTACAACCCCAAACTGTATTAGAGGTTGGGTGTGCGATGGGATATTTAGTCCGTACCCTTCGACTATTAGGAATAGACTCATATGGAATTGATATTAGTAGTTATGCTATTCAAAATGCAGATGAACTTGCAAGCCCTTATGTGGCTACAGCAAACGCAACAGAATGTCCTTTTCAGGGGCCTTTTGATTTGATTGTAGCTTTTGATGTCTTAGAACATATGTAA
- the tnpB gene encoding IS66 family insertion sequence element accessory protein TnpB (TnpB, as the term is used for proteins encoded by IS66 family insertion elements, is considered an accessory protein, since TnpC, encoded by a neighboring gene, is a DDE family transposase.) encodes MKQDFTSVQNIYIICGKTDMRKGIDGLATLIQDSFELDPYSDSIFLFSGWSKDRYKCLYFDGDGFAILYKRLDNGKLQWPNNENEVRNLSQQELRWLLEGLSLQQPKAIAKSTKGVF; translated from the coding sequence ATGAAACAGGATTTTACGAGCGTGCAAAACATCTACATCATTTGCGGCAAGACAGATATGCGTAAAGGCATTGATGGTCTCGCAACGCTCATTCAAGATTCTTTCGAATTAGATCCGTATAGTGATTCGATCTTTCTGTTTTCTGGATGGAGCAAGGACCGTTATAAATGTTTGTATTTCGATGGAGATGGCTTCGCCATACTTTATAAACGATTAGATAATGGAAAATTACAATGGCCAAACAATGAAAATGAGGTGCGCAATCTTTCGCAACAAGAGCTTCGTTGGTTATTAGAAGGATTATCCCTGCAACAGCCAAAGGCGATTGCGAAATCTACAAAAGGTGTCTTTTAA
- the tnpC gene encoding IS66 family transposase, translating to MNDLGNASNEKVIQLLEEQLAYTKEQNKSLTKQIEALTEQIRQLTKALYGSKSEKSKYQAPDGQGSLFEDDPSFSEPEQTEEQSTETVSYTVTRKKTNKKRNDSFREDIEVEEIHHHPANLACDCCLGEMVEFSSTMVREEAKFIPATMKRVQHFEHTYECKACKKDTLQKAQIKRGKAPQGVIQRSIAGPTVLAKLLYDKFIQYLPLYRQVNEWERHGLHTNDKNLSNWVIRVAEDWLQPIYNLMKQLLTAKSVLHVDETYAQILKRSDGKSAQSNAYNWVCRSVQSEGPIIVLFKSALSRGRAILENLIAGFKGTVICDGYSAYGQLPNVQFANCWAHVRRYWLKADSKNGRIGVEYCDRLFHIERKIKHLSPEERVQVRQQEAKPLVAEFFDWIDRSPFFGKNAIAKAADYTLCRADELKVFLDNGHIAIDNNPAENAIRPNVIGRKNWLFSVSEAGANANAICLSLAETAKANGIDFYQYLVKLMTELPNLPFHQQPEILHNYMPWSENIQATCAK from the coding sequence GTGAATGATTTGGGAAACGCTTCAAATGAAAAAGTGATTCAATTATTGGAAGAACAACTAGCCTACACAAAAGAACAAAATAAAAGTTTAACCAAACAAATTGAAGCATTAACTGAACAAATTCGCCAATTAACAAAAGCTTTATACGGTTCTAAATCAGAGAAATCCAAATATCAAGCACCAGACGGTCAAGGCTCTTTATTTGAAGATGATCCGTCTTTTAGCGAACCTGAGCAGACAGAAGAACAAAGCACGGAAACGGTTAGTTATACTGTTACTCGTAAAAAGACAAATAAAAAACGAAATGATTCGTTTCGTGAGGATATTGAAGTTGAAGAAATTCATCATCACCCAGCTAACTTAGCATGTGATTGTTGTCTTGGTGAAATGGTAGAATTCAGTTCAACAATGGTACGTGAAGAAGCTAAATTTATTCCAGCGACGATGAAGCGTGTACAACATTTCGAACATACTTATGAGTGCAAAGCGTGTAAAAAAGATACCCTACAAAAAGCACAAATCAAACGTGGCAAAGCACCACAAGGTGTTATCCAAAGAAGCATTGCCGGCCCCACTGTTTTAGCAAAGCTTCTCTACGATAAATTTATCCAGTACTTGCCACTTTACCGTCAGGTAAATGAATGGGAGCGACATGGCCTACATACCAACGATAAGAATTTATCCAATTGGGTAATACGTGTAGCAGAAGATTGGCTTCAGCCGATTTATAATTTGATGAAGCAACTATTGACGGCGAAGTCTGTGCTGCATGTCGATGAAACGTATGCACAGATACTTAAACGTTCGGATGGAAAATCTGCTCAATCGAACGCCTATAACTGGGTATGTCGTAGTGTACAAAGTGAAGGTCCTATTATCGTTTTATTTAAGAGCGCACTCTCACGAGGGCGAGCTATATTAGAAAATTTAATTGCGGGATTCAAAGGGACTGTGATTTGTGATGGTTATTCGGCTTATGGTCAATTGCCTAATGTTCAGTTCGCTAACTGTTGGGCGCACGTACGACGTTATTGGCTGAAAGCCGATAGTAAAAACGGGCGAATAGGCGTTGAATATTGCGATCGTTTATTTCACATCGAGCGTAAAATCAAACACCTTTCGCCGGAAGAACGTGTGCAAGTTCGCCAACAAGAAGCAAAGCCCCTCGTAGCTGAATTTTTCGATTGGATTGACCGTTCTCCTTTCTTTGGGAAAAACGCGATTGCGAAAGCAGCGGACTATACATTGTGCCGAGCGGATGAGTTAAAAGTTTTTCTTGATAACGGACACATCGCAATTGACAATAATCCCGCTGAAAATGCGATTCGCCCAAATGTAATTGGCCGTAAAAACTGGCTTTTCTCTGTGAGCGAAGCGGGTGCCAATGCGAATGCCATCTGTTTAAGCTTAGCTGAAACGGCCAAAGCAAACGGGATTGATTTTTATCAATATCTAGTGAAGCTGATGACGGAGTTACCAAATTTACCGTTCCATCAACAACCTGAGATTTTACATAACTACATGCCTTGGTCAGAAAATATTCAAGCCACATGTGCAAAATAG
- a CDS encoding glycosyltransferase family 4 protein — MKIWMVALDAHSGGGISTHLFNVTEGLRDAGHEVKWITPAGKIVEDLASIVLNVNKQILNPYPNNWMVDVIETWAVRLEMNFSLMISEEQPDIIHCHDVISFHHLKERAALYNIPIILTVHGYIAEEEVENGNIERYSIEHKYWKKTEWFALKEANRVIAVGVELKKYLMNVYPGVNIDVIPNPIHPSFLNGNYLDIRKQLNIPEDNFLVFCPSRFSFNKGVEYLIEAVGQITGNFSVILVDHGIQGLNEAIADSKNYEKFKVIKPVSREILLSIYRTADVCVIPSVTSGISKETSSYTGIEAMTVGIPVIGSKIGGLSEVLESGGILVKERNSSELKSAIQLLMSSKDEQLFWSKKAKKRSECFKTDFIIPQLEGIYKEAILESEKIYYTPFNLYGFSSKVLRLMFLLINGDISAMQNLLNMDHIRFGENHKNALLSSFEIVCRNLPIEYIEIQNNGIIFLKNLRN, encoded by the coding sequence ATGAAAATCTGGATGGTTGCTTTAGATGCGCATAGCGGGGGTGGGATATCCACACATTTATTTAATGTTACAGAAGGGCTTAGAGATGCCGGTCATGAAGTTAAATGGATTACCCCTGCAGGTAAAATTGTAGAAGATTTAGCTAGTATTGTATTAAATGTAAATAAGCAAATATTAAACCCTTATCCGAATAATTGGATGGTTGATGTTATTGAAACATGGGCTGTGCGCTTAGAAATGAACTTTTCTCTGATGATTTCAGAAGAGCAACCAGATATCATACATTGTCACGATGTAATTTCTTTCCATCATTTAAAAGAAAGGGCAGCATTGTACAATATACCTATAATATTAACTGTTCACGGTTATATTGCTGAAGAAGAAGTAGAAAATGGAAATATTGAAAGATATTCTATTGAGCATAAATATTGGAAGAAGACGGAATGGTTTGCTTTAAAAGAAGCTAATAGAGTAATAGCAGTAGGCGTGGAACTGAAAAAGTATTTAATGAATGTCTACCCTGGAGTTAATATAGATGTAATTCCCAATCCAATCCATCCATCTTTTCTTAATGGAAATTATCTTGACATTAGAAAACAGTTGAATATACCAGAGGATAATTTTCTTGTTTTCTGTCCGAGTCGCTTCAGTTTTAATAAGGGCGTAGAATATTTAATTGAAGCTGTTGGACAAATTACCGGAAATTTCAGTGTGATTTTAGTTGATCACGGAATTCAGGGACTTAATGAAGCGATTGCAGATAGTAAAAATTATGAGAAATTTAAAGTTATCAAGCCAGTTTCTAGAGAAATACTTCTTTCTATCTATAGGACTGCGGATGTTTGTGTTATTCCTTCTGTAACTTCTGGAATTAGCAAAGAAACTTCCTCATATACTGGAATCGAGGCAATGACGGTTGGAATACCAGTAATAGGGAGTAAAATAGGTGGGTTAAGCGAGGTTTTGGAATCTGGTGGTATTCTTGTTAAAGAAAGAAATAGTTCGGAATTAAAATCAGCAATACAGCTGTTAATGAGTAGTAAAGACGAGCAACTTTTTTGGTCTAAAAAAGCTAAAAAAAGAAGCGAGTGTTTTAAGACCGATTTCATTATTCCTCAATTAGAGGGGATTTATAAAGAAGCAATATTAGAAAGCGAAAAAATATACTACACACCATTTAACCTTTATGGATTCAGTTCAAAAGTCCTTCGACTAATGTTTTTATTAATTAATGGTGATATCTCTGCGATGCAGAACCTGCTTAATATGGACCATATCCGTTTTGGTGAGAATCATAAAAATGCATTATTGTCATCATTTGAAATAGTATGTCGGAACCTTCCTATTGAGTACATAGAAATACAAAATAACGGTATTATATTTTTAAAGAATTTGAGGAATTAA
- a CDS encoding flagellar protein FlaG — translation MRIDGTSISMPNLSQHSTEGQWQRSEQADAIALQQNQSAVDKKDTKEQLEQAIDSLNEFFTINNSELKFVFHEGLDTYYAQLVNSETHEVIREIPSKKVLDVFYEMQKLVGMIVDKKI, via the coding sequence ATGAGAATTGACGGAACGAGTATTTCAATGCCAAACTTGTCACAGCATTCAACAGAAGGACAATGGCAACGATCTGAACAGGCGGATGCCATTGCTCTACAACAAAATCAATCAGCAGTAGATAAAAAAGACACAAAAGAACAACTAGAGCAGGCGATCGATTCTTTAAATGAGTTTTTCACAATAAATAACAGTGAATTGAAATTTGTATTCCATGAAGGATTGGATACGTATTACGCACAGCTCGTGAATTCAGAAACACATGAGGTTATTCGTGAAATTCCTTCAAAAAAAGTGCTTGATGTATTTTATGAAATGCAAAAGCTCGTAGGAATGATTGTCGATAAGAAAATTTAG